From Rutidosis leptorrhynchoides isolate AG116_Rl617_1_P2 chromosome 3, CSIRO_AGI_Rlap_v1, whole genome shotgun sequence, a single genomic window includes:
- the LOC139901550 gene encoding uncharacterized protein — protein sequence MAKGAAGQNMEAMMKATRADDAKNWLESLPEGEIDSWTTMEDKFLQLFFPASKAAKLQSDINYFVQKPHETLYDAWTRTETSDELASVKAQLATFKRQMESMTKEMHAIKVPNEEELKDESSKDSESKAQEQKENDPPDIITKPPLKVYKAPIPYPKALKKDKLANQYKKFLDMINQISINMPLAKVIRLMPNYGKFLKDLIFSKGKYQEVSATFLNEACSAILQKQKLPPKLGDPGSFIIPCLLGDSVVYDALADLGASVNLMPYSLYLKLGLEDLKPTRMGIRLANHSFDTSIGIAEDLIVRVSHPCPNKEPLVFPTDFVVLELKEDTKVPIILGRPFLNIADAIIHVQHNQLSIGVGDERVICHVDKAIKQPKSTDDNTCFQLDVIDLCVEHDLQELLEIDTAGFVPMDGSNNFDLDAEFEYLMKVDADDESSDEEDHTEEEPIEEIKEEDKFRIKTSLEEPPILELKKLPEHLEYAYLQGIEVDQAKLEVISKLPEPSNVKAIRSFLGHTGFYRRFIKDFSKIARPMTKLLEKDTPFDFNGDYKKAFFILKTKLTQAPIIVSLDFSLPFELMCDASDYALGAISGQRHDNHFRPIYYAIRMLTGAQINYTTTEKELFAVVFAFDKFRPYLVLSKTIVYTNHSALKYLFAKQDAKQHLISWVILLQEFDIEIRDKKGPENLAADHLSRLKNPIWKR from the exons ATGGCTAAAGGAGCAGCAGGTCAGAATATGGAAGCAATGATGAAAGCTACAAGGGCTG ATGACGCCAAGAattggttagaatcattgcccGAAGGTGAGATTGATAGTTGGACTACGATGGAAGATAAGTTTCTGCAGCTTTTCTTCCCAGCTTCTAAGGCTGCTAAATTGCAAAGTGACATCAATTACTTTGTTCAGAAGCCACATGAAACACTTTATGATGCATGGACACG taccgaaactagtgacgagCTCGCTTCAGTAAAAGCTCAACTTGCAACTTTTAAGAGACAGATGGAGTCTATGactaaagaaatgcacgctataaag GTACCAAATGAAGAGGAGTTAAAAGATGAAAGTTCTAAGGATAGTGAGTCAAAAGCTCAGGAGCAAAAGGAAAATGATCCACCGGATATCATAACTAAACCGCCATTGAAGGTGTACAAAGCGCCGATCCCATATCCTAAAGCGTTAAAGAAAGATAAGCTGGCAAACCAGTACAAGAAGTTCTTGGACATGATTAATcagattagcattaacatgccattgGCTaaagtgattagattaatgcctaactacgggaagtttttgaaGGATCTCATCTTTTCGAAAGGTAAGTACCAAGAGGTTTCGGCCACGTTCCTCAACGAGGCGTGTTCGgctattttgcaaaagcaaaagctacctccaaaattaggagatccAGGTAGTTTTATCATTCCTTGTTTACTAGGTgactcggtagtgtacgatgcactagccgatttAGGGGCAAGTgttaatttaatgccctattcgttgTATTTGAAACTTGGCCTAGAAgacttgaaaccaactagaatgggAATTCGATTGGCCAATCATTCTTTTGACACTTCCATAGGTATAGCCGAAGACTTGATAGTAAGAGTTAGCCACCCTTGTCCAAACAAGGAACCATTAGTTTTTCCGACCGATTTTGTAGTGCTTGAATTGAAAGAGGACACTAAGGTACCAATCATTCTAGGCCGTCCTTTCCTAAACATCGCTGATGCTATTATTCATGTCCAACATAATCAACTTAGCATAGGTGTAGGCGACGAAAGAGTGATTTGTCACGTAGACAAGGCCATTAAACAACCCAAATCCACTGATGATAATACTTGTTTTCAACTTGATGTTATAGATTTGTGTGTTGAGCATGACTTGCAGGAATTGTTGGAGATTGATACCGCAGGTTTTGTCCCCATGGATGGAAGTAATAACTTTGATTTAGATGCTGAATTTGAATACTTGATGAAAGTGGATGCAGATGATGAATCAAGTGATGAAGAAGATCACACAGAGGAGGAACCAATTGAGGAAATCAAGGAGGAGGATAAGTTCCGAATCAAAacctccttggaagaaccacccataCTTGAACTTAAGAAACTCCCTGAGCATTTAGAgtatgcttatcttcaag GGATTGAGGTAGACCAAGCCAAATTAGAGGTCATATCTAAATTACCTGAACCGTCAAATGTCAAGGCCATTCGTAGTTTCCTTGGTCATACGGGTTTCTATaggcgtttcataaaagacttttcaaaAATCGCTCGCCCCATGAccaaacttcttgagaaggacaCCCCTTTTGATTTTAATGGTGATTACAAGAAAGCCTTCTTCATCTTGAAAACCAAGCTTACACAAGCTCCTATAATTGTATCACTGGATTTCAGCTTACCTtttgagcttatgtgtgatgcaagcgATTATGCGTTGGGAGCCATCTCGGGACAACGCCAtgataatcattttcgtccaatttacTATGCGATTAGGATGCTAACGGGAGCTCAGATTAATTATACCACAACTGAGAAAGAGCTCTTCGCGGTTGTCTTCGCATTTGATAAATTTCGTccctatttggtgttgtccaagaccatagTCTATACTAACCACTCGGCCCTTAAGTATCTTTTTGCTAAACAAGATGCCAAGCAACATCTCATTAGTTGGGTTATTTTgttgcaagaatttgatattgagatTCGTGATAAAAAGGGGCCCGAGAATCTTGCTGCTGACCATTTATCTCGACTTAAGAATCCTATTTGGAAAAGATAA